The Schizosaccharomyces pombe strain 972h- genome assembly, chromosome: I genome contains a region encoding:
- the ppk8 gene encoding serine/threonine protein kinase Ppk8, translating into MAVITEENSNNLFCTDSLELTSNKQDDQVISNYLKPVRSYPYIKYSRSSLLLTASTTLPENFVISFTNSIESEESDKSDYLLDHAHSLQELSTTHSSLSSTLTSMSEESSSTESKFATLNDGINGGNPYSRLYRKNPSSDPNDIPPQFHFKKKSKSFYSSMYDKMKIRINILPNGNDNFIKKRNSGFALAPIACYNHTSDLRKLLKHKVTGSNASIFKRINPRSRKRVVNPECSVTDTPYGKLNNVIGEGASSFIRVINDRNKLPIYVAKVFRPPLDTSLLRRYVRYFIAEYTFASTLRHPNIIKVLDIIYKRHTILQIIEYVPYDLFTFITKGHCSALKADQMFFQLLDGVAYMHSLGIAHRDIKLDNIMLDENLNVKIIDFGTAFVFHYPFESTTLMSDGVVGSKPYVAPEVLTQKPYDPSAVDVWSCAIVYCCIALKRFPWKVPHTSDKRFNLYVTQRNDPNTKSQLIESLPMNSRDTIYHMLDIDFNTRCSISGARSTTWMQQVRKTLI; encoded by the exons ATGGCTGTGATCACGGAAGAGAACtctaataatttattttgcaCAGATTCATTGGAATTAACCTCG AATAAACAGGATGATCAAGTTATTTCGAATTACTTAAAGCCCGTCCGTTCATACCCCTACATTAAATATTCTCGAAGTAGCTTATTATTAACGGCATCTACAACTTTACCCGAAAACTTTGTGATTTCATTTACCAACTCCATTGAGAGTGAAGAGAGCGATAAATCTGATTACCTTCTCGATCATGCTCATAGCTTACAGGAATTATCGACTACTCACTCATCACTATCAAGCACTTTAACATCTATGTCGGAAGAGTCATCTTCCACAGAATCGAAATTTGCTACCCTTAATGATGGCATAAATGGTGGTAATCCATATAGCAGACTTTATCGAAAAAATCCATCTTCTGATCCAAACGATATCCCACCTCAGTTTCACTTTAAAAAGAAGTCTAAATCATTTTATAGTAGCATGTATGATAAGATGAAGATCAGAATTAATATCCTTCCGAACGGAAACgacaattttataaaaaaacgGAACTCCGGCTTCGCTCTGGCGCCTATTGCTTGCTACAATCATACTTCTGATCTTCGAAAATTGCTGAAACACAAAGTAACTGGTAGCAATGCTAGCATCTTTAAGAGAATCAACCCGAGATCAAGAAAGAGAGTTGTAAACCCGGAATGTTCCGTAACTGATACACCTTATGGAAAGTTAAATAATGTCATTGGGGAGGGAGCGAGCTCTTTCATTCGGGTCATTAATGATCGAAACAAATTGCCAATTTACGTTGCCAAAGTATTTCGTCCTCCATTAGATACCTCATTACTGCGCAGGTATGTACGTTATTTCATTGCAGAGTACACTTTTGCGTCGACACTCAGGCATCCCAATATCATCAAGGTATTAGACATTATATACAAAAGGCATactattttacaaataattGAGTATGTTCCTTATGATCTTTTTACCTTTATTACCAAAGGTCATTGCTCTGCTTTAAAAGCTGatcaaatgttttttcaattgttaGATGGCGTGGCTTATATGCATTCCCTTGGCATTGCTCATCGTGATATAAAATTAGATAATATTATGCTcgatgaaaatttaaatgttaagattattgattttggtactgcttttgtttttcattatcCATTTGAATCAACCACTCTGATGTCTGATGGTGTAGTCGGTTCAAAACCATATGTTGCTCCCGAAGTTCTTACTCAGAAACCATATGATCCGAGCGCTGTAGATGTTTGGTCTTGTGCAATTGTTTACTGTTGTATTGCTTTAAAGAGATTTCCATGGAAAGTGCCGCATACATCGGATAAAcgttttaatttatacGTTACTCAACGAAATGACCCTAACACGAAAAGCCAATTGATAGAATCTTTACCGATGAACTCAAGAGATACGATTTATCATATGCTGGACATTGATTTTAATACAAGATGTAGCATTTCGGGAGCACGAAGCACTACATGGATGCAACAAGTTCGGAAAACTCTAATCTAA
- the nup45 gene encoding nucleoporin Nup45: MFGLNKTPSFGSTGTQNQNTGTSAGTGLFSSNTFGNNTQANTPASTGFGGVTGGAFGQTKPQTGGSLFGNKPNATSTTPGLNLFGQNPQAAPGGSLFGASTTKPQAPGGLFNQNQTQAQPAQAAPTGGLFGLSGQNQTQSQTQPAQANTSLFGQSNIGTTGGLFDQNRPNTSTFGQFSTQPASAGLFGQSTQPSGSTGFGLSNNTQTTPFFSAAQQQPSTTQLPSNPAINATTRYSSLNANTQKFLDDLDKEIFSQIQLAEELQTKLGTVSELVESVPNDVAEVQRRLSSVSTALLIDSDEIETTKRVVDEDTSNARISSRILDVFKTPGATYPFASNDPLMNYFEQFTENAKKRTDLYAATIGELEQHLEQVETTPQNNSPEALLKTIKEEHKLFMALSNRFAQVHDEVKRLQVNTSTSLPFIS, from the exons ATGTTCGggttaaataaaacaccCTCATTTGGGTCCACAGGAACCCAAAACCAAA ATACTGGTACTTCTGCAGGCACAggacttttttcttctaataCTTTTGGTAACAATACGCAGGCCAATACGCCCGCTTCGACTGGGTTTGGAGGCGTAACAGGAGGAGCTTTTGGTCAAACAAAACCTCAAACTGGTGGAAGCTTGTTTGGAAATAAGCCAAACGCTACATCTACTACCCCCGGCCTAAATTTGTTTGGACAAAACCCTCAAGCGGCACCTGGTGGCAGCCTGTTTGGAGCTTCCACTACTAAACCTCAAGCACCTGGTGGTTTGTTCAATCAGAATCAAACACAAGCACAACCTGCTCAAGCAGCCCCTACTGGAGGATTATTTGGATTATCTGGTCAAAATCAAACACAATCGCAAACACAGCCTGCTCAAGCAAATACTTCTCTTTTCGGACAGTCTAACATCGGAACTACAGGAGGTCTATTTGATCAAAACCGCCCTAATACTTCGACTTTTGGTCAATTTTCTACACAACCAGCTTCCGCTGGCCTTTTTGGTCAATCCACACAACCGTCTGGTTCAACTGGTTTTGGTTTAAGCAATAATACTCAAACTACTCCATTCTTTTCTGCAGCTCAGCAGCAACCGTCAACAAC gCAACTCCCTTCTAATCCAGCTATTAATGCAACGACGAGATACTCGAGCTTAAACGCTAAtactcaaaaatttttagatgaCTTAGA caaagaaatttttagcCAAATCCAACTTGCAGAGGAACTACAAACTAAGTTGGGGACTGTTTCCGAATTGGTTGAATCCGTCCCTAATGATGTCGCTGAAGTACAGAGA CGTTTATCTTCTGTCTCGACTGCACTTTTAATTGATTCCGACGAAATTGAAACTACGAAGCGTGTAGTTGACGAAGATACTTCGAATGCTCGCATTAGTTCACGTATTTTGGACGTTTTTAAAACACCTGGCGCAACCTATCCCTTCGCGTCAAACGATCCCCTAATGAACTACTTTGAGCAATTTACAGAAAACGCTAAGAAACGTACAGATCTGTATGCTGCCACTATTGGTGAACTTGAACAACATTTGGAGCAAGTTGAGACTACGCCACAGAATAATAGTCCCGAGG CATTACTGAAAACTATCAAAGAGGAGCACAAATTATTCATGGCTCTTAGTAATAGATTTGCTCAAGTTCACGATGAAGTAAAGCGTCTACAAGTGAACACTTCAACGTCCTTGCCCTTTATAAGTTAA
- the iss1 gene encoding fip1-like pre-mRNA polyadenylation factor produces MSNADQHMDVDEDEYLYGETIEERNDGVTVSNAKSPEQASEESDDSDIEFIIETKPGERAEPLGGSIATLGSTRPSAKPQVEKTAVEVKTTEPQDLSTAETAPKVDIDAVPTIDGKNIFEIDLESFDDKPWRKPGADISDYFNYGFDEFTWAAYCAKQTTLRDDFSPQKFMASLAQIPGPLPSGNVPSPAEFQAMMASGFPPFMPIPPPIGGPQEDMGYSRNFPVHASSNYNTTHTSGGGVHSGAATPNAYVNNNPSSSRRESESPANSPNITSSAGMTHAQPTHNPTSSYGNGASTNYNASRPPSNHPHSSNYPSSSRRKPSPDRYSNYSSRGSGGRYRRNRY; encoded by the exons ATGTCAAATGCTGATCAGCACATGGATGTTGATGAGGATGAATATTTATATGGAGAAACCATAGAGGAACGGAATGATGGAGTTACAGTGTCAAATGCCAAGTCACCAGAGCAAGCAAGTGAAGAAAGCGATGATTCA GATATTGAATTTATCATTGAAACAAAGCCAGGTGAAAGAGCAGAACCATTAGG TGGATCGATTGCAACATTAGGTTCAACCCGACCTTCTGCTAAACCTCAAGTAGAGAAAACTGCTGTCGAAGTAAAAACTACAGAACCCCAAGATTTATCGACAGCAGAAACTGCACCTAAAGTTGACATTGACGCTGTTCCTACAATTGATGgtaaaaacatttttgagATTGATTTGGAGTCTTTTGATGATAAACCATGGCGCAAGCCTGGTGCAGATATCTCAGATTATTTTAACTATggatttgatgaatttacATGGGCTGCTTACTGTGCCAAACAAACGACTTTGCGTGACGACTTTAGCCCCCAAAAATTTATGGCAAGTCTTGCTCAGATCCCGGGTCCTTTACCTTCTGGCAACGTACCATCACCTGCCGAGTTTCAAGCTATGATGGCTTCTGGATTTCCTCCATTTATGCCTATTCCTCCGCCTATTGGAGGCCCACAAGAGGATATGGGGTACTCGCGCAATTTTCCAGTCCATGCATCTTCAAACTATAATACTACACATACATCTGGTGGTGGTGTTCATTCAGGTGCAGCTACACCTAATGCGTATGTAAATAACAATCCTTCATCTTCTAGACGTGAAAGTGAAAGTCCAGCGAATTCCCCTAATATTACATCGAGTGCTGGTATGACGCATGCACAACCTACTCATAATCCTACATCGAGTTATGGGAATGGAGCCTCTACGAACTATAATGCCTCAAGACCTCCTAGTAACCATCCTCACAGTAGCAACTATCCTTCCTCATCAAGGCGAAAACCATCTCCGGACAGATACTCCAACTACTCCTCTAGAGGTTCTGGCGGCCGATATCGACGCAACAGATATTAA
- the cum1 gene encoding protein cum1 has product MPDPNRVLAGKKATLHNPNVSQQAKERAEDYIESHSSGQETGDYSAQAGGRDLDYEDLGDYDEDADFDNEEGLNVLGDESGFVDDPMKTGDLVEEDQLEGKNIENVRGGYKATMHNPNVSKQAKTRAQRALEEIDDETQA; this is encoded by the coding sequence atGCCTGATCCTAATCGTGTTCTCGCTGGCAAGAAAGCCACCCTACACAATCCCAATGTATCACAACAAGCCAAAGAAAGAGCCGAAGACTATATAGAAAGTCATTCTTCCGGCCAAGAGACTGGTGATTATTCCGCTCAAGCTGGAGGCCGTGATCTTGATTATGAGGATCTCGGTGATTATGATGAGGATGCAGACTTTGACAACGAGGAGGGTCTAAATGTGTTGGGAGATGAGTCGGGTTTTGTTGATGATCCTATGAAAACAGGTGATTTGGTCGAAGAAGATCAACTTGAGGGCAAGAACATTGAAAATGTCCGAGGAGGTTATAAAGCTACTATGCATAATCCTAATGTATCCAAGCAAGCCAAAACCCGCGCCCAAAGAGCccttgaagaaattgatgatGAAACCCAAGCTTAA
- the sss1 gene encoding translocon gamma subunit Sss1 codes for MADNADDLFQIPKNFYKEGSHFIKRCVKPDRKEFLSISKAVATGFVLMGLIGYIIKLIHIPINKVLVGGA; via the exons atggctGACAACGCTGACGATCTTTTCCAAATCCCAAAGAACTTTTACAAAGAGGGTTCACATTTTATCAAGCGTTGCGTTAAGCCTGACCGCAAAG AGTTCTTGAGCATTTCTAAGGCCGTTGCAACTGGTTTTGTTCTTATGGGTCTCATTGGTTATATCATCAAACTCATTCATATTCCCATTAACAAGGTCCTTgt TGGAGGTGCTTGA